A region from the Triticum urartu cultivar G1812 chromosome 1, Tu2.1, whole genome shotgun sequence genome encodes:
- the LOC125541803 gene encoding NADH-ubiquinone oxidoreductase chain 3, which yields MSEFAPICIYLVISPLVSLIPLGVPFPFASNSSTYPEKLSAYECGSDPSGDARSRFDIRFYPVPILFIIPDPEVTFSFPWAVPPNKIDLFGSWSMMAFLLILTIGSLYEWKRGASDRE from the coding sequence ATGTCGGAATTTGCACCTATTTGTATCTATTTAGTGATCAGTCCGCTAGTTTCTTTGATTCCACTCGGTGTTCCTTTTCCATTTGCTTCCAATAGTTCGACCTATCCAGAAAAATTGTCGGCCTACGAATGTGGTTCCGATCCCTCCGGTGATGCCAGAAGTCGTTTCGATATACGATTTTATCCGGTTCCTATTTTATTTATTATCCCTGATCCGGAAGTCACCTTTTCTTTTCCTTGGGCAGTACCTCCTAACAAGATTGATCTGTTTGGATCTTGGTCCATGATGGCCTTTTTATTGATTTTGACGATTGGATCTCTCTATGAATGGAAAAGGGGTGCTTCGGATCGGGAGTAA